In a genomic window of Streptomyces sp. NBC_01142:
- a CDS encoding polyribonucleotide nucleotidyltransferase — translation MENETHYAEAVIDNGSFGTRTIRFETGRLAKQAAGSAVAYLDDDTMVLSATTASKKPKDQLDFFPLTVDVEERMYAAGKIPGSFFRREGRPSEDAILTCRLIDRPLRPSFRKGLRNEIQIVETIMALNPDHLYDVVAINAASCSTQLAGLPFSGPIGGTRVALIKGQWVAFPTHTELEDAVFDMVVAGRVLEDGDVAIMMVEAEATEKTIQLVKDGAEAPTEEIVAAGLEAAKPFIKALCKAQSDLAAKAAKPVGEFPVFLEYQDDVLEALTAAVKDELSQALTIAGKQDREAELDRVKEIAAEKLLPQFEGREKEISAAYRALTKKLVRERVIKDKVRIDGRGVTDIRTLAAEVEAIPRVHGSALFERGETQILGVTTLNMLRMEQQLDTLSPVTRKRYMHNYNFPPYSVGETGRVGSPKRREIGHGALAERAIVPVLPTREEFPYAIRQVSEALGSNGSTSMGSVCASTMSLLNAGVPLKAPVAGIAMGLISEEIDGKTHYVALTDILGAEDAFGDMDFKVAGTKTFVTALQLDTKLDGIPASVLAAALKQARDARLHILDVMNEAIDVPDEMSPNAPRIITVKIPVDKIGEVIGPKGKMINQIQEDTGADITIEDDGTIYIGAAQGSQAEAARATINSIANPTMPEVGERYLGTVVKTTTFGAFVSLLPGKDGLLHISQIRKLAGGKRVENVEDVLAIGSKVQVEIAEIDSRGKLSLMPVIEGEEAEDKKDDTDK, via the coding sequence GTGGAGAACGAGACCCACTACGCCGAGGCCGTTATCGACAACGGTTCCTTCGGCACCCGCACCATCCGCTTCGAGACGGGCCGCCTGGCCAAGCAGGCCGCAGGTTCCGCCGTGGCGTACCTGGACGACGACACCATGGTGCTGTCGGCCACCACCGCTTCCAAGAAGCCCAAGGACCAGCTCGACTTCTTCCCCCTGACGGTGGACGTCGAGGAGCGGATGTACGCAGCCGGAAAGATCCCCGGCTCCTTCTTCCGTCGTGAGGGCCGGCCCTCCGAGGACGCGATCCTCACCTGCCGCCTGATCGACCGCCCGCTGCGCCCCTCCTTCCGCAAGGGCCTGCGCAACGAGATCCAGATCGTCGAGACGATCATGGCGCTCAACCCCGACCACCTGTACGACGTGGTCGCGATCAACGCCGCCTCCTGCTCCACGCAGCTGGCCGGCCTGCCCTTCTCCGGCCCGATCGGCGGCACCCGTGTCGCGCTGATCAAGGGGCAGTGGGTCGCCTTCCCGACGCACACCGAGCTCGAGGACGCCGTCTTCGACATGGTCGTCGCCGGTCGCGTCCTCGAGGACGGCGACGTCGCGATCATGATGGTCGAGGCCGAGGCCACCGAGAAGACCATCCAGCTCGTCAAGGACGGCGCCGAGGCTCCCACCGAGGAGATCGTCGCCGCCGGTCTCGAGGCCGCGAAGCCCTTCATCAAGGCGCTCTGCAAGGCCCAGTCGGACCTCGCCGCCAAGGCCGCCAAGCCGGTCGGCGAGTTCCCGGTCTTCCTCGAGTACCAGGACGACGTCCTGGAGGCGCTCACCGCCGCCGTCAAGGACGAGCTCTCCCAGGCGCTCACCATCGCCGGCAAGCAGGACCGCGAGGCCGAGCTGGACCGCGTCAAGGAGATCGCCGCCGAGAAGCTGCTCCCGCAGTTCGAGGGCCGCGAGAAGGAGATCTCCGCCGCGTACCGCGCGCTGACCAAGAAGCTGGTCCGCGAGCGTGTCATCAAGGACAAGGTCCGCATCGACGGCCGTGGCGTCACGGACATCCGTACGCTCGCCGCCGAGGTCGAGGCCATCCCGCGCGTGCACGGCTCGGCGCTGTTCGAGCGTGGCGAGACCCAGATCCTGGGCGTCACCACCCTGAACATGCTCCGTATGGAGCAGCAGCTGGACACCCTCTCCCCGGTGACCCGCAAGCGCTACATGCACAACTACAACTTCCCGCCGTACTCCGTCGGTGAGACCGGCCGCGTCGGTTCGCCGAAGCGCCGCGAGATCGGCCACGGAGCGCTCGCCGAGCGCGCCATCGTGCCGGTGCTGCCGACGCGCGAGGAGTTCCCGTACGCCATCCGCCAGGTCTCCGAGGCGCTGGGCTCCAACGGCTCGACGTCCATGGGCTCGGTCTGCGCCTCCACCATGTCGCTGCTGAACGCCGGTGTGCCGCTCAAGGCCCCCGTCGCCGGTATCGCCATGGGTCTGATCTCCGAGGAGATCGACGGCAAGACCCACTACGTCGCCCTCACCGACATCCTCGGTGCGGAGGACGCCTTCGGTGACATGGACTTCAAGGTCGCCGGTACCAAGACCTTCGTCACCGCGCTCCAGCTCGACACCAAGCTCGACGGCATCCCCGCCTCGGTCCTGGCCGCCGCGCTGAAGCAGGCCCGCGACGCCCGCCTCCACATCCTCGATGTGATGAACGAGGCCATCGACGTCCCGGACGAGATGTCCCCGAACGCCCCCCGGATCATCACCGTCAAGATCCCGGTGGACAAGATCGGTGAGGTCATCGGCCCCAAGGGCAAGATGATCAACCAGATCCAGGAGGACACCGGCGCCGACATCACGATCGAGGACGACGGCACCATCTACATCGGTGCCGCCCAGGGCTCGCAGGCCGAGGCCGCCCGCGCCACGATCAACAGCATCGCCAACCCGACCATGCCGGAGGTCGGCGAGCGCTACCTGGGTACGGTCGTCAAGACCACCACCTTCGGTGCGTTCGTGTCCCTGCTCCCGGGCAAGGACGGCCTGCTGCACATCTCGCAGATCCGCAAGCTCGCCGGTGGCAAGCGCGTGGAGAACGTCGAGGACGTGCTCGCGATCGGCTCCAAGGTCCAGGTCGAGATCGCCGAGATCGACTCCCGCGGCAAGCTCTCCCTCATGCCCGTCATCGAGGGTGAAGAGGCCGAAGACAAGAAGGACGACACCGACAAGTGA
- a CDS encoding pitrilysin family protein, translated as MTSRSSRTTARTSSEARAVARTQTLLKGKNGIGTVRRTTLPGGLRVVTETLPSVRSATFGIWANVGSRDETPSLGGATHYLEHLLFKGTHKRSALDISSAIDAVGGEMNAFTTKEYTCYYARVLDTDLPLAIDVVCDMLTGSLILQEDVDAERGVILEEIAMTEDDPGDCVHDLFAHTMFGDTPLGRPVLGTVDTVNALTADRVRRFYKKHYDPTHLVVTAAGNVDHAAVVRQVRSAFEKAGALSRTDAVPTPPRDGRRSLRTAGRVELLNRKTEQAHVVLGMPGLARTDERRWALNVLNTALGGGMSSRLFQEVREKRGLAYSVYSYTSGFADCGLFGVYAGCRPSQVHDVLKICRGELDRVASDGLSDEEIGRAVGQLSGTGVLGLEDTGSLMHGIGKSELCWGEHMSVDDLLTRIAAVTPDEVRAVAAEVLGQRPSLSVIGPLKDKQADRLHEAVS; from the coding sequence GTGACGTCGCGTAGTTCCAGGACGACGGCCCGCACCTCTTCGGAGGCGCGGGCCGTCGCCCGTACCCAAACGCTTCTCAAGGGCAAGAACGGCATCGGCACGGTCCGCCGTACCACGCTCCCAGGCGGCCTGCGTGTCGTCACCGAGACCCTGCCCTCCGTACGCTCCGCCACCTTCGGGATCTGGGCGAACGTCGGCTCCCGCGACGAGACGCCGTCCCTCGGCGGCGCCACGCACTACCTCGAGCACCTCCTCTTCAAGGGCACACACAAGCGCTCCGCCCTCGACATCTCCTCGGCGATCGACGCGGTCGGCGGCGAGATGAACGCCTTCACGACGAAGGAGTACACCTGCTACTACGCACGGGTGCTCGACACCGACCTGCCGCTCGCCATCGACGTGGTCTGCGACATGCTCACCGGCTCGCTGATCCTTCAGGAGGACGTCGACGCCGAGCGCGGCGTCATCCTTGAGGAGATCGCGATGACCGAGGACGACCCGGGCGACTGCGTGCACGATCTCTTCGCGCACACCATGTTCGGCGACACCCCGCTCGGCCGCCCGGTCCTCGGCACCGTCGACACCGTCAACGCGCTCACCGCGGACCGCGTCCGCCGCTTCTACAAGAAGCACTACGACCCCACGCACCTGGTGGTCACCGCCGCGGGCAATGTCGACCACGCCGCGGTCGTACGCCAGGTCCGCAGTGCCTTCGAGAAGGCAGGCGCGCTGTCCCGTACGGACGCGGTCCCCACCCCTCCCCGCGACGGTCGCCGCTCCCTGCGCACGGCGGGCCGCGTCGAGCTGCTGAACCGCAAGACCGAGCAGGCCCATGTGGTTCTCGGCATGCCGGGCCTGGCCCGCACGGACGAGCGCCGCTGGGCGCTGAACGTACTGAACACGGCCCTCGGCGGCGGCATGTCCTCGCGCCTCTTCCAAGAGGTACGGGAGAAGCGTGGACTCGCCTACAGCGTGTACTCGTACACCTCGGGCTTCGCCGACTGCGGCCTCTTCGGCGTCTACGCCGGATGCCGTCCCAGCCAGGTCCACGACGTCCTGAAGATCTGCCGCGGCGAGCTCGACCGAGTCGCCTCCGACGGTCTGTCGGACGAGGAGATCGGGCGCGCCGTCGGCCAGCTCTCCGGCACCGGGGTGCTGGGTCTCGAGGACACGGGATCGCTGATGCACGGTATCGGCAAGAGCGAGCTGTGCTGGGGCGAGCACATGTCGGTCGACGACTTGCTGACGCGGATCGCCGCCGTCACCCCCGACGAGGTACGCGCGGTGGCCGCCGAGGTCCTCGGACAGCGCCCGTCGCTGTCGGTGATCGGTCCGCTCAAGGACAAGCAGGCGGACCGCCTGCACGAAGCGGTCTCCTAA
- the dapB gene encoding 4-hydroxy-tetrahydrodipicolinate reductase gives MSKLRVAVLGANGRIGSEAVRAVEAADDLEMVAALGRGDRLEALVESGAQVVVELTTPASVMDNLDFCVRHGIHAVVGTTGWTDERLAQLHTSLAASPQTGVLIAPNFSIGAVLTMKFAQQAARYFESVEVVELHHPNKADAPSGTATRTAQLIAAARAEAGCAPQPDATVTAMDGARGADVDGVPVHAIRLRGLLAHQEVLLGGEGETLTIRHDSLHHSSFMPGILLGVRRVVSAPGLTFGLEHFLDLG, from the coding sequence ATGAGCAAGCTGCGTGTGGCCGTTCTCGGCGCCAACGGCCGTATCGGCTCGGAAGCGGTACGAGCCGTCGAGGCCGCCGACGACCTGGAAATGGTCGCGGCACTGGGCCGGGGCGACAGGCTGGAAGCCCTGGTGGAGTCCGGCGCACAGGTCGTGGTCGAACTGACCACCCCCGCCTCGGTGATGGACAATCTCGACTTCTGCGTACGCCACGGTATTCACGCGGTCGTCGGCACCACCGGCTGGACCGACGAACGGCTCGCGCAGCTGCACACCTCGCTCGCCGCATCCCCGCAGACCGGTGTGCTCATCGCGCCGAACTTCTCCATCGGCGCGGTCCTCACCATGAAGTTCGCGCAGCAGGCCGCGCGTTACTTCGAGTCCGTCGAGGTCGTCGAGCTGCACCACCCGAACAAGGCCGACGCCCCCAGCGGCACCGCCACCCGCACCGCCCAGCTGATCGCGGCGGCCCGCGCCGAGGCGGGCTGCGCCCCGCAGCCCGACGCGACCGTCACCGCGATGGACGGTGCCCGCGGCGCCGACGTCGACGGGGTTCCCGTTCACGCCATCCGGCTGCGCGGCCTCCTCGCCCACCAGGAAGTCCTGCTCGGAGGTGAGGGCGAGACCCTCACCATCCGTCATGACTCGCTGCACCACAGCAGCTTCATGCCGGGCATCCTGCTGGGCGTGCGGCGTGTGGTGTCCGCTCCAGGCCTTACCTTCGGCCTGGAACACTTCCTGGACCTGGGCTGA
- the thyX gene encoding FAD-dependent thymidylate synthase, with the protein MPDTPAETAAPSFRSDVTVELVKHTAGDSDVLWAARVSTAGEQSLEELSKDPERSKGLINYLMRDRHGSPFEHNSMTFFISAPIFVFREFMRHRVGWSYNEESGRYRELQPVFYVPGGERKLVQEGRPGKYVFADGTPEQQKIVTEAMEHSYVQAYEAYQEMLAAGVAREVARAVLPVGLYSSMYATCNARSLMHFLGLRTQHELAKAPSFPQREIEMVGEKMEEQWAKLMPLTYAAFNDNGRIAP; encoded by the coding sequence GTGCCCGACACCCCCGCCGAGACCGCTGCACCCAGCTTCCGTAGCGATGTCACCGTCGAACTGGTGAAGCACACCGCCGGCGACTCCGATGTCCTGTGGGCCGCCCGGGTCTCCACGGCAGGCGAGCAGTCCCTCGAAGAGCTCTCCAAGGACCCGGAGCGCTCCAAGGGGCTCATCAACTACCTGATGCGGGATCGGCACGGCAGCCCCTTCGAGCACAACTCCATGACCTTCTTCATCAGTGCCCCGATCTTCGTCTTCCGCGAGTTCATGCGGCACCGCGTGGGCTGGTCGTACAACGAGGAGTCCGGCCGCTACAGGGAGCTGCAGCCGGTCTTCTACGTTCCTGGCGGGGAGCGCAAACTGGTCCAGGAGGGCCGCCCCGGCAAGTACGTCTTCGCCGACGGCACTCCGGAGCAACAGAAGATTGTTACCGAGGCGATGGAGCACTCGTACGTCCAGGCGTACGAGGCGTACCAGGAGATGCTGGCCGCGGGCGTCGCCCGCGAGGTGGCCCGCGCCGTCCTCCCGGTGGGGCTCTACTCCTCCATGTACGCGACCTGCAACGCACGCTCGCTGATGCACTTCCTCGGCCTGCGCACCCAGCACGAACTGGCGAAGGCCCCGTCCTTCCCGCAGCGCGAGATCGAAATGGTCGGCGAGAAGATGGAAGAGCAGTGGGCGAAGCTCATGCCGCTCACCTACGCCGCCTTCAATGACAACGGCCGTATCGCTCCGTAG
- the dapA gene encoding 4-hydroxy-tetrahydrodipicolinate synthase, with the protein MAPISTPQTPFGRVLTAMVTPFTADGALDLAGAQRLAAHLVDAGNDGLIINGTTGESPTTSDAEKDQLVRAVLEAVGDRAHVVAGIGTNDTRHSIDLARTAERSGAHGLLAVTPYYNKPPQEGLFRHFTAIADSTELPVMLYDIPGRSGVPIDTETLVRLADHPRIVANKDAKGDLGRASWAIARSGLAWYSGDDMLNLPLLSVGAIGFVSVVGHVVTPELRALIDAHLSGDVQKATEIHQQLLPVFTGMFRTQGVITTKAALTLQGLPAGPLRLPLVELSQEETAQLKIDLAAGGVQL; encoded by the coding sequence ATGGCTCCGATCTCCACTCCGCAGACCCCCTTCGGGCGGGTCCTCACCGCTATGGTCACGCCCTTCACGGCGGACGGCGCACTCGACCTCGCCGGCGCCCAGCGGCTGGCTGCCCACCTGGTGGACGCAGGCAACGACGGCCTGATCATCAATGGCACCACCGGTGAGTCGCCGACCACCAGCGACGCGGAGAAAGACCAGCTCGTACGGGCCGTACTGGAAGCGGTCGGAGACCGGGCCCATGTGGTCGCCGGAATCGGCACCAACGACACCCGCCACAGCATCGACCTCGCCCGCACGGCCGAACGCTCCGGCGCACACGGCCTGCTCGCCGTGACGCCGTACTACAACAAGCCCCCGCAGGAGGGCCTGTTCCGTCACTTCACGGCGATCGCCGACTCGACCGAGCTGCCCGTGATGCTCTACGACATCCCCGGCCGCAGCGGCGTCCCGATCGACACCGAGACGCTCGTACGCCTCGCCGACCACCCCCGTATCGTTGCCAACAAGGACGCCAAGGGCGACCTCGGCCGCGCCAGCTGGGCCATCGCCCGCAGCGGACTGGCCTGGTACTCCGGCGACGACATGCTCAACCTGCCGCTGCTCTCGGTCGGCGCAATCGGCTTCGTCTCCGTCGTAGGCCATGTCGTCACCCCGGAACTCCGCGCCCTGATCGACGCCCATCTCAGCGGTGACGTCCAGAAGGCCACCGAGATCCACCAGCAGCTGCTCCCGGTCTTCACCGGCATGTTCCGTACGCAGGGCGTCATCACCACCAAGGCGGCGCTGACCCTCCAGGGCCTCCCGGCCGGCCCCCTCCGGCTCCCCCTGGTCGAGCTGTCCCAGGAGGAGACCGCCCAGCTCAAGATCGACCTCGCTGCCGGTGGGGTACAGCTCTAA
- a CDS encoding ribonuclease J, with amino-acid sequence MSHPHPELGAPPKLPKGGLRVTPLGGLGEIGRNMTVFEYGGRLLIVDCGVLFPEEEQPGIDLILPDFTSIRDRLDDIDGIVLTHGHEDHIGGVPFLLREKADIPLIGSKLTLALIEAKLQEHRIRPYTLEVTEGHRERIGPFDCEFVAVNHSIPDALAVAIRTPAGMVVHTGDFKMDQLPLDGRLTDLHAFARLSEEGIDLLLSDSTNAEVPGFVPPEKDISNVLRTVFANAQKRIIVASFASHVHRIQQILDAAHEYGRRVAFVGRSMVRNMGIARDLGYLKVPAGLVVDVKTLDDLPDHEVVLVCTGSQGEPMAALSRMANRDHQIRIVQGDTVILASSLIPGNENAVYRVINGLTRWGANVVHKGNAKVHVSGHASAGELLYFYNICRPKNLMPVHGEWRHLRANAELGALTGVPKDHIVIAEDGVVVDLVDGKAKIVGKVQAGYVYVDGLSVGDVTEASLKDRRILGDEGIISVFLVVDSSTGKIVGGPNIHARGSGIDDSAFSGVMPKIDEVLNKSAQDGVLEPHQVQQLIRRTVGKWVSDNYRRRPMILPVVVEV; translated from the coding sequence TTGAGTCATCCGCATCCTGAACTCGGCGCCCCGCCCAAGCTGCCGAAGGGTGGCCTGCGCGTCACCCCGCTCGGCGGTCTCGGCGAAATCGGCCGGAACATGACCGTCTTCGAGTACGGCGGCCGCCTGCTGATCGTCGACTGCGGCGTTCTCTTCCCGGAAGAGGAGCAGCCCGGAATCGACCTGATCCTGCCGGACTTCACGTCCATCAGGGACCGTCTCGACGACATCGACGGCATCGTGCTCACGCACGGCCACGAGGACCACATCGGTGGCGTTCCCTTCCTGCTCCGCGAGAAGGCGGACATCCCGCTGATCGGCTCCAAGCTGACTCTCGCCCTGATCGAGGCGAAGCTCCAGGAGCACCGCATCCGTCCGTACACCCTCGAAGTCACGGAGGGCCACCGCGAGCGCATCGGCCCCTTCGACTGCGAGTTCGTGGCGGTCAACCACTCCATCCCCGACGCCCTTGCGGTCGCCATCCGCACACCCGCGGGCATGGTGGTCCACACCGGCGACTTCAAGATGGACCAGCTCCCGCTGGACGGCCGCCTCACCGACCTGCACGCCTTCGCGCGGCTCAGCGAGGAGGGCATCGACCTCCTGCTGTCCGACTCGACGAACGCAGAAGTTCCGGGCTTCGTTCCGCCGGAGAAGGACATTTCCAATGTCCTGCGCACGGTCTTCGCGAACGCCCAGAAGCGCATCATCGTGGCCAGCTTCGCCAGCCACGTCCACCGCATCCAGCAGATCCTCGACGCGGCACACGAGTACGGCCGCCGTGTGGCCTTCGTCGGCCGCTCAATGGTCCGCAACATGGGCATCGCCCGCGACCTGGGCTATCTGAAGGTCCCGGCCGGCCTGGTGGTCGACGTCAAGACGCTGGACGACCTCCCCGACCACGAGGTCGTGCTCGTCTGTACCGGCTCGCAGGGCGAGCCGATGGCTGCGCTCTCCCGGATGGCCAACCGAGACCACCAGATCCGGATCGTCCAGGGCGACACCGTGATCCTGGCGTCGTCGCTCATCCCGGGCAACGAGAACGCGGTCTACCGCGTGATCAACGGCCTGACCCGATGGGGCGCGAACGTCGTCCACAAGGGCAATGCCAAGGTCCATGTCTCGGGCCACGCCTCGGCGGGCGAGCTGCTGTACTTCTACAACATCTGCAGGCCGAAGAACCTGATGCCGGTCCACGGCGAATGGCGGCACCTGCGCGCCAACGCCGAGCTCGGTGCGCTGACGGGTGTCCCCAAGGACCACATCGTCATCGCCGAGGACGGAGTCGTCGTCGACCTCGTCGACGGCAAGGCCAAGATCGTCGGCAAGGTCCAGGCGGGCTATGTCTATGTCGACGGCCTCTCGGTCGGCGACGTCACCGAGGCCTCGCTCAAGGATCGCCGCATCCTGGGCGACGAGGGCATCATCTCGGTCTTTCTCGTGGTCGACTCGTCGACCGGCAAGATCGTCGGCGGCCCGAACATTCACGCGCGAGGCTCGGGCATCGATGATTCGGCGTTCTCCGGCGTGATGCCGAAGATCGACGAGGTCCTGAACAAGTCCGCCCAGGACGGTGTCCTGGAGCCCCACCAGGTGCAGCAGCTCATTCGCCGCACGGTGGGCAAGTGGGTGTCGGACAACTACCGCCGGCGCCCGATGATCCTCCCCGTCGTCGTCGAGGTCTGA